GTACGTCGTTTTTAACGCCGCGTCTCTGCCCGCGTATGTCATGCAGGTCGGCTATGAGGCCGAACAACTGCTCGGGGTCTCCGACAGCCGTTTTCTCGTGTCTGCGAACGGGGGTTTTTTCAAATCCCTGTTCTTCTCTCCGTTGGCGATTGCCGCGCACGTCTTCGTCATCCTGTTTTTGGCCGGAACATTCCTGTACTTCCGGTGGTATTTTGCAGGGGCGGGGAAATCCCGGCAGGCGTGAGCGTGACGCGGACGGACAACCGGCTCTACGCAGGAATTCAAGGGAGGATCACTTCATGGGATTATTTGGCAGGCGGCGGAGACCGTGGTGGGCGTTTCTGTTGATCGGAGGCTTCTGTTTGTGGATGGGCTGGTCCGGGATTCGAGAGTCCCGAAGCAGCGCCTCCTGGTCCCCGGCCGAGGGCAGGGTTGTCTCTTCCAAGGTTTCCGCCCAGACCATTCATCGCAGAGGCGCCGATGGGATTGAGTTCAAGGCGGAGGTGATCTATGAATACGTTGCCGATGGGGTGCGCCATACGTCCAGCCGGGTCCGATGGGGCGGGGAAAATTTCCTTAGCCGGGAAGACGCCGAAGCTTTCCTGCAGGGTTACCCCATGGGCAAGACGGTGACGGTTCATTACAATCCCAGGAAGCCTGATCAGGCGATTCTGGAGAATGGGAGCGAGGATACCGGGGTCCTGTATCTGGTGACGGGTTTTGGGGTGGTCCTGGTGGTGTTGGGGCTGTTGAAGAGGGGGGCGGAAAAATTTTAGGTTTTCCTCTTATTTTTCGACTTGCCTATTGGCAATGGAATGTTATAATAGTGCGGTTTTTGTGAGGCGACTTTTTTTGAAAAGGATTTTGTAAGATATCCTTCAGTCTCCTGTAGACGGGCCATACTTGTTTTTTAAAAATCACAAGGGGAACAAGTATTGGCCCGTAATTGTTTTGATAAATTTGGTAGTTGAGAGGAAATTCCGGGCCATTAGCTCATCCGGTAGAGCATCTGACTCTTAATCAGAGGGTGGCAGGTTCGAGTCCTGCATGGCCCATAAATAAATTTTTGAAATGCAGGACGAGAACCGAAAGGGGTACGGGGGAAACCGTTCCCCCGTGTTTTCGGGGTACAGCGAGCGAAGCGAGCGCCATAGGGGCGGAGCCCCTTGGGGAGCCTGGAGCGAAGCGAAAGGCGACAGGTTCTAATCCGCAGGATGGAGTCCTGCATGGCCCATTTTAAAACCTTCTTATGCCTTCCAAACCCGACATCAGCGCCCTTCGCGATAAGGCGTTTCAGTTTCGCAGAGAGATCCTGGAGACCCTCCACTCGGCCGGGTCCGGCCACCCGGGCGGGTCCTTGTCTTCCGTCGAGATCTTTATCTCCCTTTATTTTTACAAGATGAACCACAGGCCGAACGATCCTCATTGGGACGGGCGGGACTACTGCATTGTCTCCAAGGGGCATTGCACGCCGGTGACGTACGTGACGCTCGCCAATGCCGGGTATTTTCCCAAAGAGGAATTAAAGACCTTTCGTAAATTCGGAACGCGGCTGCAGGGGCACGTGCATGTGAAGACCCCGGGCGTCGAGTTCAATACCGGGTCGCTGGGGCACGGGCTTTCGGTGGCCAACGGGATCGCCATGGGCGCGAAGATGCTGAACAAACCCAACAGGGTTTTCTGCATCATGGGCGACGGCGAGATCCAGGAGGGCTCGGTCTGGGAAGCGGCCATGTCGGGCTCGCATTTCAAGCTGGACAATGTCTGCGCGATCGTGGATTACAACAAGGTCCAGGAAAACGGGCCTGTGAACGATATTAAGAATTTGGAACCGCTCGCGGCACGCTGGAAAAGTTTCGGCTGGCACGCGATCGAAGTGGATGGGCACGACTTGAGCGCGCTCGTCAAGGCGTTGGACGAATTCGAAACGGTCAAAGGCAAGCCCACGGTCATCATCGCCAATACCGTGAAGGGCAAAGGCGTTCCGTTCATGGAAGGAAAGGCCGCCTGGCACGGCAAGGCCCCGAACGCCGAGCAGTTGAAAGACGCCTTGGCGCAACTACAAAAGGTATAACGATGCCTGAAATGATCGCCACACGTGACGGGTTCGGCAAAGAGCTTGTCGCCTTAGGCAAACAGAACGAAAGAATCATGATGGTCTCCGCGGACCTGGAGGACGCCACCCGCGCGGAGTACTTCAAGAACGAGTTCCCCGAGAGGTTTTTCAGCGTCGGCATCGCCGAGCAGGACATGGTTGGCATGGCGGCCGGGCTGACCTTCCACGGCTTTATCGCGTTTGTGAATTCCTTCGCGGTCTTCCTGACCAACCGCGCTTATGATCAGCTCCGGATGGATGTTTGTTATAATAATCGCAACGTCAAGGTCGTTTGCTCCCATGCTGGCGTGACCGTCGGTGAGGACGGCGCGTCGGCCCAGTGCCTGGAAGATTTCGCGCTCATGCGCGTGTTGCCTAACATCAAGGTGATTTGTCCGGTGGACGCCAACGAGGCCAGACTGGCGACCCGCGCCATGGTCAAGGAAGATGGCCCCATGTACCTGCGCACGTCCCGCGCGGCACTGCCTGTTCTGACTGGAGAGAACGATCCGTTTGAGATAGGCAAGGCCAAGGTCATGCGTCCGGGCAAGGACGCGGCCGTGATCGCCTGCGGCACTCTGGTGTCCGAAGCCCTGCAGGCCGCCGAGATCCTGAAAAAAGACGGGATCGACCTGCGCGTCATCAACATGCACACGATCAAGCCGATCGACGTGAAAGCGGTTGTGGACGCTGCCAAAGAGACCGGCGCGATCGTCACGGCGGAAGAACACCAGGCCAACGGCGGCCTGGGCAGCGCGGTGGCCGAAGTCCTGGTCCAGAAGCACCCGGTCCCTTTGGAAATGGTGGCGGTCCGTGATTCGTTCGGCGAGACCGGCACCCCCGCGGAACTCCTCAAAAAATATCATCTCAAAGACGTCGACATCGTTGAAGCCGTCAAACGGGCGATCAATCGCAAGAAATAATTTTCCCACCGTTGTTTAATTATGGAGATCCTCTGATGTCCAAATCCAAAATGGAAGTCCTTGCAGATTTAGGCCAGAGCGTCTGGCTTGATTATATCAACCGCCCCATGATTGAAAGCGGCAAACTGAAGGGCCTGATCGACGATGGACTTCGCGGGATGACGTCCAATCCGGCGATCTTCAACCAGGTGATCAGCGCGGGCAAGGATTATGACGAAAAGATCTCGGCGTTGAGCGGCCAGGGAAAGTCTCCTTTTGATATCTATGACGAGATCACCATTGCCGACATCCAGGACGCCTGCGATCTGTTCAAGCCGGTTCACGAAAAGACCAAGGGGCTGGACGGATATGTGAGTCTGGAGATCAATCCGTTGCTCGCCAACGATGCCAAGGCCTCGATCGATGAGGGCCTGCGGCTTTTCAAAAAGGTCGGCCGGCCGAACGTCATGATCAAGGTCCCGGCCACAGACGCGGGCTTTCCTGTCGTTGAGGAGCTTTTGTCCAACGGCGTCAACGTGAACGTCACGCTGATTTTTTCCATGCTGCAGTACATGGACACGGCCGAGGCCTTCATCACCGGCCTGGATCGTTTTGCGGCAAAATCCGGGGATGTGAGCCGTGTTGCATCCGTGGCGAGCGTGTTTGTCAGCCGCACGGACACCCTGATTGATAAAATATTGGACGACAAAATGGTCGATTCCACCAAAGACAAACTTCTGCCCCTGCAGGGGCAGGCCGCCGTCGCCAATTGCCGTTTGATTTATGAGAAATCAAAGGAAATGGCCGAAGACGAACGATTCCAGACTCTCGCGGCCAAAGGCGCCCGCTGGCAACGCGTGCTCTGGGGTTCCACGTCCACGAAAAATCCGCAGTATCCGGACGTCAAATACGTGGCGGAATTGATCGCCCCGGACACCGTTAACACCGTTCCCGAAAAAACCCTGATGGCGTTTCTCGATCACGGAGAGGCCAAGCTTGCCCTTCAGGGCAGCGTCGAGGACGCCCGCGCCGTTTTTGAGGCGCTGGGAGAATTCGGCATTTCGATCGACGACGCCTGCCGTCAGCTTTTGGAAGAGGGGCTCAAGGCGTTTGACACGTCGTTCGAGGACCTCCTCAAGGCCATCGAAGCCAAAGCCAAACAGCTTAGCGGGAAAGCTTAACGGTATCCCCAAAACTTATGCCGACCGGCACAGAACCTGTTCATCATATTCAGCGTCCGGATTGGCTCCGGACGTCAAAGAACGACCCTCGCGGCTACATCCAGCCCGAATCCCTCAAAGAACTCTGGTTCCATACCGGCACGATCTGCAACTTGAGCTGTCCGTTTTGTCTGGAGGGTTCCAAACCCGGGGACGACCGTTTGAACAGGATCGCGTTCGAGGACGCCCGGCCATTCATGGACGAAGCGGTCCGGCTGGGTGTCGAAAAATTTTCGTTCACCGGCGGAGAGCCGTTTGTGGTGAAGGATTTCGTGAGGATACTGGATTACGCGCTGGACCTGCGGCCCTGCCTGGTGCTGACCAACGGCACTGATCCTCTCCGGACCCGCCTTTCTGAAATTGTGCCGTTCTTACAAAAGCCGCACCCGCTCAATTTTCGGGTCAGCATCGATTATCCGGATGAGGCCAGGCATGATGCCGGGCGCGGGAAGGGGAATTTTGCCCAGGCTGCGGCGAGCTTGAAAGAGCTTTACATTGCGGGATTCGGCGTGTCCATCGCCCGCCAGAGACTGCCCGGGGAAAACGTGAAAGAAGGAGACGCCGCGTATCAGCCTCTTATTCAGAAAGCCGGCCTGCCGGAGGAGACCCGGATCGTCAGCTTCCCGGATTTTTTTCTTCCCCAAGCGAATGTCAGGACCCCGGAGATCACCGAAAACTGCATGACCGCCTATCAGGCCGAAGAAGCCCGCCGGAAATTCATGTGCAGCTACAGCAAGATGGTGGTCAAACGCGAAGGGCAGATGCGCGTCTATGCCTGCACCCTGGTGGACGACGATCCGGATTACGATCTTGGGCGCACCCTCACCGGCAGCATGAAGGTCCGGGTCATGCTCAAACACCACCGTTGTTATTCCTGCTTCTCCCAGGGCGCGTCCTGCAGCGAGATGTGAGTCCCGCGATTCCCGGCCTTCGGGGTGGCGGGATAAAATTCCTTGTTTTTGTTCCCTGCCCTTTTCGGGAATTGTTATAATGACAATGCCCTGACCGCCAAAAGGAGGAAGAGTTTTGCTGAACCCCTGGACCGGCATTGCCCAGCTTTCAAAGTCCGAAACCTGCGAACTTCAGAATCAAAAGCTCAGCCGTTTCATCACGCGCTACCTTTATCCGTTCAGTCCGCATTACCGCAGCCTTTTCGACAAGAACAAAATCGATCCTCGCTCCATCCGCACCGTGGATGATCTCCGGCGGATCCCATTCACATCCAAGCTCGACTTTATCCAGCCGGACAACCCCCAGCGATTCCGGGATTTTATCCTTCAGCCCGATCAGGAAAAGATCCGCGGGGCATGGCCTTTGCAGGACCTTCTGCGGCTCAAGGCCATGTCCATGATTAACGGCAAGGAGTTTGTCCGTGACCGGCTGGAGCGTGAATTTCACCCGTGTTTCATTACGTTCACCACCGGCACCACCAACCGGCCGGTCCCGTATGTTTATTCCGGCCATGACATCAGGAACCTTCATCTTTCCGGGTCCCGGATGCTGGACCTGTTCAATATTCCGCGCAGCCAGAACATCGTGAACATGTTCCCGTATGCCCCGCACCTGGCGTTCTGGCAGGTTGTGTTCGGCGGATTGTCGTCCTGCGCCCTGGTGTTGAGCACCGGCGGCGGAAAGGTCTTGGGGACCGAAGGCCAGATCGGGGTCTTGGAAAAGATGAGGCCCGCGGTGGTCCTGGGCGTTCCCAGTTACGTGTATCACGTCCTGCGGATGGCCCAGGAAAAGGGTATCCGGATGGAGTATGTGAAGAAGATCGTCCTGGGAGCGTCCCGCGTGTCCATGGCGTTCAAGCTCAAGCTCGCCGAGCTCTTGACATCCATGGGCGCGCAGGAGGTCTCCGTCTTCGGTACCTACGGGTTTACCGAAGCGCGTTCGGCCTGGGCGGAATGCCCGACGGTCAATGACATATCCAGCGGGTATCACCTGTATTCCGACAAAGAGATATTTGAGGTCATCGATCCCAAAACCGGCGAACCGGTCGGGGAAGGGGGCGACGGGGAGATCGTCTACACGTCTATCGACTCCCGCGGCAGCAGCGTGTTGCGTTACCGCACGGGTGATTTCGTGAAGGGCGGCATAGGGTATGGGGCGTGCCCGCATTGCGGGCGGACCGTTCCCCGCTTGTCGAGCGACATCACCCGTTTGAGCGACGTGAAAGACCTGCGGATGTCCAAGGTCAAGGGCACACTCATCGATCTCAACCATTTTTCCCAGATCCTCACGGACTTCCCGGAGATCGACGAATGGCAGGTGGAGATCCGCAAGAAAAACAACGATCCCTTTGAAATCGATGAGCTGGTGGTTTATATTGCTTGCAGGGAGGGGGTCAACCGGGGTATCCTGGAAGAGGCGGTGAAGAGGAGTCTGTCTTCCATGGAAGTGACCCCTAACGCCGTCGTGTTCCTGCCGTTGGCCGAGATGATCAAACGGCTCGAGCTGGAGACCGCCAATAAAGAGAAACGAATTCTGGATGTCCGGCCTAAAGATTAGCCTGCTTGCCGTATTTTTGATGTCGTCCGTTGCCATCCCGGCGTTTGCGACAGTCCAGCCGACGGACGAACAGTTGACCGAGACCGCGCACCTGGTCGTGATCGCGCAGGTGACGGACGTTGATACCCCTGAAGCTCAGGGGGCCGTGGGATGGGGCCAGGTTAGCATCCGTATCGAAACGGTCTTGAAGGGGGAGTCAGACACGAAGACCTTGTCTTTTTCGCATTATTTCAGCGATGCCGGGAAGGGGAATTATTCAAGGGCGGAATGGCTGGCGTTTTGGGGAAAGATCAGAGACACACATGCGAAAGTGAAATTTTTTTTGTTCAATACGGACATGGATCAGCGTTACGCCGACACCGGGATTAAAGGTTGGATTTTGGCGGACGGCTGGTTTGGGTATGAGGTTTTGAAGAGCCGTTAAGATTTGGCTCCGCCTCTTCCGATAAGGAGATCCTATGGAACGCATCGCGATTGTCAACGGAGTCCGGACGCCCTTTTGCAAAATGGGCACGGCGTTCAATTTTATGAGCGCCCAGGAACTGGGCGCTCTCGCGGCCCGCGAGCTCATCGAGCGTTCCGAGATGGACCCGGGCCTCATTGACGAAGTCATCATCGGCAACGTCGGCCAGCCGCCGGATGCCGCCAACATCGCCCGCGTGATCGCCCTCCTGGCCGGGATCCCCAAGCATGTTCCGGCTTACACCGTGCACCGCAACTGCGCATCGGGCCTGGAATCGGTCGCGACCGCGGCCCTGAAGATCCAGACCGGCGAAGCGTCCTGCCTGCTGGTCGGCGGCACCGAGTCCATGAGCAATATTCCGTATTTTTTTACCAAGGACCTTCAGGAGATTTTGTTCCAATTGTCCCGCGAAAAAGCGCTTTTTCCGAAACTGCGGGTGCTGTCCAAGGTCCGTTTGCCGTTTTTGGCCCCGCGCATCGGTTTGCAGATGGGGTTGACCGATCCGGTCTGCGGGCTCAACATGGGGCAGACCGCCGAGGTTTTGGCCAAGGAATTCGGCATCACGCGCAAAGACCAGGATGAGTTCGCGCTGGCCAGCCATCAGAAGGCGGTCAAGGCGAGAGCGGTTTTGCGCGAAGAGATCGTTCCGGTGATCCCGTCGCCGGCTTACAAGGGCGCTGTTCTCGATGACAACGGCCCGCGTGAAAGCCAGACCATGGAAGCCCTGGCGAAATTGAAGCCCTATTTTGACCGGAATTCCGGTACGGTGACAGCCGGCAATTCCAGTCAGATCACCGATGGGGCTGTGGCTTTGCTTGTGATGAAGGAGAGCCGGGCGAAGGAGATGAACCTGAACCCTCTGGGGTATCTGCGTTCGTTCGCCTTTGCGGGTGTGGAGCCCGACCGCATGGGCATCGGCCCGGCGCACGCCATCCCCAAGGCCTTGAAAAAGGCCGGATTGCGCCTGAACGATATGCAGTCGGTCGAGATCAACGAGGCCTTTGCCGTTCAGGTCCTGTCCTGTCTGCGTCTTTTGGAGTCCGATAAGTTCGCCAAAGATTTCGGTTATGAAGGATACACCGGCGCGATTCCCCGCGATACCCTGAACGTCAACGGCGGGGCGATCGCCCTGGGGCATCCGGTCGGCTCCAGCGGGGCGCGGTTGCTCCTGACCATGCTGAAGCATTTGAAACGGAACAACCTTCAAACCGGTGTGGTGTCGTTGTGCGTCGGCGGCGGACAGGGCGCGGCCGCTGTTCTGGAGGCCCAATAACGATGAGCGTTTTCTACCGGAAAGACGGGCATTTCGGGTTTATCACCTTCGACCTCGCGGATTCCAAAGTGAATCTTCTCACGGCCGACGTCATGAAGCGGCTGGACACGCTTCTGGACGAGATCGCCAAAGACGCCGCCTTGAAAGCGGTGATCATCGAGAGCAAGAAAAAAGACGTGTTCATCGCCGGAGCCGATATCAAGGAGATCGAAGGGATCACGGAGCCCCATGAAGGCGAGCTGAAGGCCCGGTCCGGGCAGAAGATCCTGGATAAACTGGAAGATCTGCGGGTGCCGACGGTGGCGGTGATCGACGGGGTGGCCCTGGGCGGAGGGTGCGAGCTCGTTTTGGCCTGCCGGTACCGTGTTGCGACGTTCAATGAAAAGATCCGGATCGGACTGCCGGAAGTGAATCTGGGGATCCTTCCCGGGTTCGGCGGCACGTACCGCCTGCCCCGGCTGCTGGGGTTGTCGCAAGGGTTGAACATCATCCTGGGCGGCCGGGTGGTCCCGGCCAAGGATGCCCTGAAATTCGGATTGTTGGACCGGCAGTTCCCTCAACAGGGATTGGAGAATCATGTCCGCGCGTTTGCCGGGGAGGTCTCGGACAACGCCGGCCGCAGCAGCCATATTCGGCCCCGCAAACTGAAACTTCCGCAGAAAATTCTTGATCGCACGGTCGTCGGCCATGCCATTGTTTTCCGCGAAGCCCGGAAGAATGTTCTCAAACAGTCAAAAGGTTTTTACCCGTCGCCGCTGAAGGCCCTGGACGTCATTGAGAAGACGCTGTATATGAACAGGGACAGCGGCATGCGGCTTGAGGCCAAGGCGTTCGGGGACTTGTCCGTCACGCCGGTTTGCAAAAATCTCATTCATGTTTTTTATCTGTCCGAGAAATACAAGAAGCTGTCCATCCCCGGCGGAGAGACGATTTCATCCCCGGAGATCAAAAGATGCTCGGTGCTCGGCGCCGGGGTCATGGGCGGAGGGATCGCGCAGTTGTTGAGCCAGAACGGGATCCTGGTCCGGTTGAAAGACATCAACCATGACGCAGTGGCCAAGGGATTGCAGGCGGCGGCAAAATTGTTCCGGCAGGCCGTCAAACGCCGCCGTCTCTCCAGGGCCCAGGCCGCGGCCCGGATGGCGAGGATCTCTCCGACAACGGAATATTCGGGCCTGGGGACAACGGATTGCGTGATCGAGGCGGTTGTCGAGAACCTGGATGTGAAGAAGGCGGTGTTCCAGCAAGTCAGCGCGCTGATCCCCCCGCAGGCGATCTTTTGCACCAACACGTCCGCGCTGTCCGTGACGGCCATGGCCGAGGCGGCGCGCGATCCGTCCCGCGTGATCGGATTCCATTTTTTCAATCCCGTCCACCGGATGCCGCTTGTTGAGATCATTATGACGAGGCATACGTCGCCGGCAACCGCGGCCGGCGCCCTGCAGTTGGCCAAACGGCTGGGCAAGACGCCCATCCTTGTCCAGGACGCCCCGGGGTTCCTGGTGAACCGAATCCTGCTGGCCTATATCAACGAAGCCGGACGGTTATTGGAAGAGGGGGTCCCTGCCGCGGTTGTGGACAAGATGATGACGGATTTCGGCATGCCCATGGGGCCGTTCCTGCTGTCCGACGAAGTGGGGACGGACATCGGCGTCAAGGTCCTGCACATTCTGGAGGCGGGACTGGGGGAGAGGTTCAAACCCGTCGGTATTTTTGAGAAAGTTTTTGAAAAGAAATTGCTCGGCAAGAAATCGGGGAAGGGTTTTTATATCCATTCCAAACATGCGGTCCCCAACCCGGACATCCCCGGCCTGGTGGGGAAGCCCATGCGCGGGCAGATGACCATTCAGGATTACCAGAAATGCCGGGACCGGATGGTGTATACCATGATCAACGAGGCGGCACGTTGCCTGGAGGACAAGGTTGTGGACGAGCCGGCCGCGGTGGACGTGGGCATGATCATGGGCACGGGGTTCCCTCCGTTCCGGGGAGGATTGATGCGTTACGCGGACCAGGTGGGGATCGGGAATGTGGTCGATGCCCTTGCTCAATTCGAGAAAGAATTCCAGGCCGACCGTTTCAGGCCTTGCCGGTATCTTCTTGACCTCAAGGACCAACAAAAAGGATTCTATCGATGAGCCAGCCCGTTCAACAGCCCCCTGTCACAGACATCCGCCAGAAAAAAAAGAGGCAGCTCCGTTGGATCTGGACGGGGATCATCGTGGGCTCGCTGCTCATTGTCCTGGCGTTTCTCAATACCATCAAGGTCTTTCCGAAAGCAGAGTATGTCAATCCCCAGTTCGGGATCAGTTTTACGTATCCGGCTTATTGGAAGCGTGAGGACAACCATTCCAGCGGGGCCCTTGTCCTGCTCAACGCCCCGCTGCAGAGCGCCATGGACCCATTTTCGGAAAGTTTCAATATCGTGGTCCACGATTACTTCGGGCAAACGACCACCTTGAGTAAATTTACCAAACAAGTGGTTGACGGGATGTCCAGCACGATGTGGAAGGGGATGGTCAAGGTCCTCGAATCCAAGAAAACCCGCCTGGGAGGGTTGCCGGCGCACCGGCTTGTTTTTGAAATGAGGACGAAGGAGCTGAGCGTTAAGACCCTGCAGGTGTGGACGGTTGTCGGCGGGCAGAGGGTTTTTTTTCTCACTTATATGGCGGCTGTCAAAGATTTCGATAATTATAAGCCGGAGATCGATACCATCTTGAAAACCTTCCAGTTCCGGTGACGGATGCCGGCGTCGCAGATCCCCATCGTTTGACTCACCCCGCGGTGTGACCTCCTATGAAGCAGAATGATTCCTTGCCGACGGTCGCTGTGCCCTTGCGCGCGGCGCCTCTGTGCCCGGTCTTCGGGCAGTGCGGCGGTTGCCAGCACCAGGACATCCCTTACTCCGAGGAATTGGTGATGAAGGAGATGTCTTTGCGGAGGATGTTTCGGGACGCTTTGGGGGTTGGGGAAGAGGTCTTTGATCCCATCGTCCCGTCTCCGAAGGAATATCATTACCGCCACCGCGTGGACTTGCGTCTTCTGCGCACGAAAAGCGGGGAGATCTTTATCGGGTTTACGCCGGAAGGAAAACCGAACGTGGTGCCGATCCAGGCCTGCCCCATCTCTATGCCGGCTGTTTCCGATTCGATCCCGCGCGTCAAGGAGGAAGCCGTCGGCAAACTCAAGGAAAAACACCGCAACGCCAATCTGGTCGTCCGCACCGGCGATGACGGGCGGGTGCTCTGGGGCGGCGTCGGGCGGAGATCCTTGCGGCTGGAGGAAGCGGATTATCTCTGGACCGAGGTGGAAGGCCGGCGGATCCATTTTTCGCTGGACACGTTTTTCCAGGCCAATTTGTCCATCCTGCCGGCGCTCATGGACAATATCCGTTCTTTGGCGGTCCTGGATCATGAAACCGTGTTGCTTGATCTCTACGGGGGAGTCGGGCTGTTCGGCGTTGTTTTTCATCCGGCGGTAAAGAAAACCATCCTGATCGAGAGCGACGTTCATTCCGTCCGCCTTGCCCAGCACAACAAGGGATTCCACCACATGGACGGATTTGAGGTCGTCCAGGGCCGAGTGGAGGAGGCCCTGCCTTCGGCCCTTGCCGCGCTCTCCGGGGAGAAGATCACGGCCATGATCGATCCGCCGCGGGCCGGATTGTCGGAAACCGCTCTGGAATGCGTGGCTTCATCAGCGGGGCTCAACCGGTTGTTGTATCTGTCCTGCCATCCGGAGACCTTGGTGAGAGACCTGGCGGGGTTTTGTGCTCGGGGCTGGACAATGTCCCGGGTGATTCCTTTTGACTTCTTTCCAAAGACCAGGCATTTGGAAACGCTCGTTTTATTGAGGAGGTAAAGAAATGAAGTCTGAAAAAAATCCTTATGAAAAACAGATTTTTGTCTGCACCAATGACCGCAAGGGCGAAAAGCCCAGTTGCGGTGACCAGCAGGGCGAGGCCATTTTTACAGAACTCCGCCGCATCGCTAAGGAGCGGGGACTGCATCCGCGCATCCGGGTGGCCCAGGCCAAGTGCCTGGGATATTGCAGCCAGGGATGCAATGTCATGGCTTACCCGGACAATGTCTGGCACAGCGGTGTCACTCTGGCCGATGTTCCGGCCCTTGCGGAAAAGTATTTGTCCCCAGCATCTTAGAGCACTCTTGGCCCCCCGGGTCTTTGCAAAATTCCAACCCGGCTGTTGATTTTTATCCAGGGCCCTTTTATACTTAAGTTAAGAGTGATGTAATCCTCTATCTTTTAAGAAGATACAATAATTCGGCGTCTCATCCGTTTTCGCCGGAGACAGAATGTCAAAAAGAAGTCTCCGGCTACGTCGGATCCCATCAATCGGGTCCCGAAGACGGATGAACCCGGCGAAGTCCCGCACGGAAGTTGCGGGACGGAGACGGGGCATGTTCAGAGATCCTGGGCTTTAGTCCAGGGATTTCCATTCATCCCGGAGAGGAGATTCCATATGAGCATGTTCGACAAAAGTATCTCGGAGGAGAAGAGGAAGTCTCTCGAATTCGCCGAAGACGCTCGCGAGAGCGAGTGGAAATACCCCAGTTTCGCCCTCAGGCTTTTCCACGGGCTCCCGGACTGGGACCTGATCCTGCCGTTTCCCCAGCAATCTCTTGAAGACAAAAAAGAAGGCGATGTTTTTATCGCCAAATTAGAGAAGGTCCTGCGCGAAAAACTCAACCCGGATGAGGTCGACCGCACCTGCATCATTCCGGAT
The sequence above is a segment of the Candidatus Omnitrophota bacterium genome. Coding sequences within it:
- a CDS encoding 3-hydroxyacyl-CoA dehydrogenase NAD-binding domain-containing protein, whose product is MSVFYRKDGHFGFITFDLADSKVNLLTADVMKRLDTLLDEIAKDAALKAVIIESKKKDVFIAGADIKEIEGITEPHEGELKARSGQKILDKLEDLRVPTVAVIDGVALGGGCELVLACRYRVATFNEKIRIGLPEVNLGILPGFGGTYRLPRLLGLSQGLNIILGGRVVPAKDALKFGLLDRQFPQQGLENHVRAFAGEVSDNAGRSSHIRPRKLKLPQKILDRTVVGHAIVFREARKNVLKQSKGFYPSPLKALDVIEKTLYMNRDSGMRLEAKAFGDLSVTPVCKNLIHVFYLSEKYKKLSIPGGETISSPEIKRCSVLGAGVMGGGIAQLLSQNGILVRLKDINHDAVAKGLQAAAKLFRQAVKRRRLSRAQAAARMARISPTTEYSGLGTTDCVIEAVVENLDVKKAVFQQVSALIPPQAIFCTNTSALSVTAMAEAARDPSRVIGFHFFNPVHRMPLVEIIMTRHTSPATAAGALQLAKRLGKTPILVQDAPGFLVNRILLAYINEAGRLLEEGVPAAVVDKMMTDFGMPMGPFLLSDEVGTDIGVKVLHILEAGLGERFKPVGIFEKVFEKKLLGKKSGKGFYIHSKHAVPNPDIPGLVGKPMRGQMTIQDYQKCRDRMVYTMINEAARCLEDKVVDEPAAVDVGMIMGTGFPPFRGGLMRYADQVGIGNVVDALAQFEKEFQADRFRPCRYLLDLKDQQKGFYR
- a CDS encoding (2Fe-2S) ferredoxin domain-containing protein; its protein translation is MKSEKNPYEKQIFVCTNDRKGEKPSCGDQQGEAIFTELRRIAKERGLHPRIRVAQAKCLGYCSQGCNVMAYPDNVWHSGVTLADVPALAEKYLSPAS